The following are encoded in a window of Carya illinoinensis cultivar Pawnee chromosome 15, C.illinoinensisPawnee_v1, whole genome shotgun sequence genomic DNA:
- the LOC122297305 gene encoding disease resistance protein RLM3-like, translated as MISIIILSKNYAESKWCLNELLKILDCEETKKQIVLPIFFQVESWEVEHQKRNFGKSFDKLGDKLKDHAKMVKWKKALVKVAGFSGLQLANFRDESECIEKIVQEVSSKLPNRTMLECIEKIVQEVSSKLPNRTMLACRKFSGWIGVPWRRIVQEGLESRGVSWRRFFFFFFFFLHF; from the exons ATGATTTCTATTATCATACTCTCTAAAAATTATGCAGAATCCAAATGGTGTTTAAACGAACTATTGAAGATTCTTGACTGCgaggaaacaaaaaaacaaattgttctACCAATTTTTTTCCAAGTAGAGTCATGGGAAGTAGAGCATCAAAAAAggaattttggaaaatcctttgataAACTTGGAGATAAGCTCAAGGATCACGCAAAGATGGTGAAATGGAAGAAAGCTTTGGTAAAAGTAGCCGGTTTTTCTGGTTTACAATTAGCGAACTTCCG GGACGAATCTGAATGTATCGAGAAGATTGTTCAAGAAGTCTCAAGCAAACTACCAAATCGTACAATGCTTGAATGTATCGAGAAGATTGTTCAAGAAGTCTCAAGCAAACTACCAAATCGTACAATGCTAGCATGTCGCAAATTTTCCGGTTGGATTGGAGTCCCGTGGAGAAGGATTGTTCAAGAAGGATTGGAGTCCCGTGGAGTCTCGTGGAGAagattctttttcttcttttttttttttttgcatttttag